The Apostichopus japonicus isolate 1M-3 chromosome 6, ASM3797524v1, whole genome shotgun sequence genome contains a region encoding:
- the LOC139968752 gene encoding uncharacterized protein, which yields MISALKNRLSVGVTNAPTIPNGSPQGGQGVADQTDGRLHPDTSATLDFRKRSPSRMRKRAIDQAPYQESVAARELRIFYNRNKLCNSFKKVLSSSAGLLIVLILYICLGAVLFQQFEGDNEEHSREMLRMARVNLSYDIDRCYNNTSTVDVHDCIVRKVTEWEGKYVLEFPVAYFNTNTSVVWTFENSFYFCFTTISTIGYGTITPRTPVGRISCTFYAIVGIPLMLLFIADVGTALARWAKICAIAIKQNRKRTHAFKEAAKASLRRHLKPQKNGCAPEADNTTELEKPPPPLAKSEDDVMHDETPSLSTVNENEDTDDRGEFWVKMHLPKHRSLSMTTQESQSFDNDDDLNSHSSEDDSDVSDDGSRTSTGSESRDDSIDTLKLVDNNNSVCVQIDPDEEEEEGEDTKDDDYTEEKRLLLSENVDKEIQTHHVNLNEDSCTPSSPDDNEVLVNPVADMEPLDLRSSSSSHRHETTMNGKPPPLGIRRQSSRVDFGDVIDLQSGKRTSIQRQRSMSPGKVNESSAIGGDIIENPLAETDEENEVDKLLKPTGFRYNSSPRRNAVFIPGSDSSPSTPPASPDMGHGRKSQSSAPSRRRSSITRKMGMAFGSISAVSDRDVAHFSFPAWLALLLLIIYLLFGAGVISNLDDVNIIDSFYFSFISLSTIGFGDLTPVKSDKFAFLYTFLGLCFTSMCMSLSSKELTRLLKKLAWKVGYYKSRQWKGSVRAFVKDKKRRIHERSEHWRGSRRQKNRKRKRPSAHRTGEKPSSRSPNSSNDVEQGSNHVGTATVT from the exons ATGATAAGTGCTCTGAAAAATCGACTATCGGTCGGAGTAACCAATGCACCCACGATACCAAATGGTTCTCCACAGGGTGGTCAAGGGGTGGCCGACCAAACGGACGGTCGGCTTCACCCAGACACATCCGCCACGCTGGACTTCAGAAAACGCTCTCCTTCCAGGATGAGGAAGAGAGCGATAGACCAGGCTCCATATCAGGAATCTGTCGCCGCTAGAGAATTAAGAATATTTTACAACAGGAATAAATTGTGCAACAGCTTTAAAAAGGTGCTTTCTTCGTCCGCTGGATTGCTAATCGTGCTCATACTTTACATTTGTCTTGGAGCTGTTCTATTCCAACAATTCGAAGGAGATAACGAGGAGCATAGTCGTGAAATGTTGAGAATGGCGAGAGTAAACCTGTCCTATGATATCGACCGTTGCTATAATAACACGTCTACGGTAGATGTACATGACTGCATCGTTAGGAAAGTCACAGAGTGGGAAGGGAAATATGTTTTAGAGTTTCCAGTTGCTTATTTTAACACTAACACTTCCGTCGTATGGACGTTTGAaaactctttttatttttgttttactacCATTTCAACAATTG GTTATGGAACCATTACGCCAAGGACTCCTGTTGGTAGGATCTCGTGTACATTCTATGCAATCGTTGGTATTCCACTTATGTTGCTGTTCATTGCAGATGTTG gTACCGCACTTGCCAGATGGGCCAAAATTTGCGCCATCGCCATCAAACAGAACAGAAAACGAACTCATGCATTTAAAGAAGCAGCTAAGGCTAGTCTGAGGAGGCATCTCAAACCACAGAAGAACGGTTGTGCACCGGAAGCAGATAACACAACAGAACTTGAAAAACCTCCGCCTCCTCTAGCTAAATCGGAGGATGACGTCATGCACGACGAAACACCCTCCCTCTCCACCGTGAACGAAAACGAGGACACGGATGATCGTGGTGAATTTTGGGTCAAGATGCATCTTCCTAAACATCGGAGTTTGAGTATGACGACACAGGAAAGCCAGTCATTTGATAACGATGACGATCTCAATAGTCATTCCAGCGAAGACGACTCCGACGTCTCCGATGACGGCTCGCGGACATCAACGGGTTCCGAGTCGAGAGACGATTCCATCGACACGTTGAAATTAGTCGACAATAATAATTCTGTATGTGTGCAAATTGACccagatgaagaagaagaggaggGTGAGGATACCAAAGATGATGATTATACTGAAGAAAAGAGGCTGCTGTTATCAGAAAACGTTGACAAAGAAATTCAAACACATCACGTGAATTTGAATGAAGATTCTTGCACGCCTAGCTCTCCTGACGACAATGAAGTACTTGTTAATCCCGTGGCGGACATGGAACCGCTCGATCTGAGGTCGTCGTCGTCATCTCACAGACACGAAACAACGATGAATGGGAAACCACCTCCTCTCGGTATTCGTCGGCAATCGAGTAGGGTCGACTTTGGTGACGTCATAGATCTTCAAAGTGGGAAAAGAACCAGTATTCAAAGACAGAGGAGTATGTCTCCTGGCAAAGTAAACGAATCGTCCGCAATAGGTGGTGATATCATCGAGAACCCACTCGCGGAAACCGACGAAGAAAATGAAGTCGATAAACTTCTTAAGCCGACAGGTTTCCGTTACAACTCATCTCCAAGGCGTAATGCCGTCTTCATCCCCGGGTCAGATTCCTCGCCATCTACTCCTCCGGCGTCCCCAGATATGGGTCATGGCAGAAAAAGCCAAAGTAGTGCACCATCTCGCCGGAGAAGCAGTATAACCCGAAAGATGGGGATGGCATTCGGATCAATTTCGGCTGTTTCCGATCGCGATGTCGCCCATTTCAGCTTTCCGGCGTGGTTGGCATTGCTTCTGCTCATTATTTATCTTCTCTTCGGTGCTGGAGTTATATCCAATCTCGACGATGTCAATATTATCGATAGTTTTTACTTCAGTTTTATCTCCCTTAGTACGATCGGATTTGGAGATTTAACTCCTGTTAAGTCGGATAAATTCGCTTTCCTTTATACTTTCCTCGGATTGTGTTTCACGTCCATGTGTATGAGCCTAAGCTCTAAGGAGCTTACGAGGTTGCTCAAGAAACTCGCTTGGAAGGTCGGTTACTATAAGAGCAGACAGTGGAAAGGCTCAGTTCGCGCCTTCGTGAAAGACAAAAAACGTCGAATCCACGAACGTTCGGAACACTGGAGAGGAAGTCGGAGACAGAAAAACCGCAAGCGGAAAAGACCGAGTGCTCATAGGACGGGTGAAAAACCTTCAAGTAGATCTCCAAATTCATCAAATGACGTTGAACAAGGAAGTAATCACGTTGGTACGGCGACGGTTACGTAA